Below is a genomic region from Cotesia glomerata isolate CgM1 linkage group LG5, MPM_Cglom_v2.3, whole genome shotgun sequence.
ATTACGAAATTAAAACGCTCCATTGTCGTCTGATTTGtccttgaaaaattaaataaactttaaacttcaatgattttttaacgcCCAGTACACACACTTACTATTATATTACGCAATAGTTCaaacactgaagttagctgacattagaaatttaagaaaaacgTTTTACAacagtttaattattataaaagtttaataaaaaaaattccacatgtaaaaaatttttaaaaattaacagtgaaaattttttaactcattttttttttattctaattgatttgttataaaaattttaaaaattgacagctgtcagctAATTTCAGCATGCAAAAGTCGCATGCgcggtttaattaaaaaatttaaatttatttttctgctagattaatttattttttttataaaattgctttacttatttatttatcaatattaaacaTATACAGGTACatgtttacaaaaaaaaaaacattaaaattaccGAGAAATTTTTGACTTAATTGGTTGGTgaaatttgatattaattgtactatttaataactaaaatttttttaatttaatttaaccaGTAGGAAGTGTGAATAGTCCgggtaatatttaataattaaaaatataattaataactaatattttaataataaaaatatgttgaTGCGATCGAGCAAACTTGaatattgattaaatattaatcgaTGCACCCAAGTTAAATTatcaatcattaaaattacaatctatcataaaaatattattttacatttatttagcAGTGATATCAAATAAGTCAAGTATTCCTTCATtttcacttaaattaaaatggtaatcTTTTTCACTCGGTGGCGGGCTCAAACTTAACAAAGGTCCACagactgcaaaaaaaaaaattaatcagtaacaatatttgaaaaaaaaaaaataattaacttacaatctgaataaaattcttcaagtAAACTCGAATCAGGCGAATCCGATCGAAgctctgaaaataaaataaaattaaagtttcaatagattaaaaaattaaatagagtaattattaaaaatacatactTGTACTGAGACCGCTGAGCAATATTTTAGTTTCTAATAAATCGGTTTCTTCTGCTTCTTCATCTTCGTCAGACATTGTTTCTTTGTCTCTACTTCTActcaatctaaaaaaaataaatacacaattaattatatatattaattaaataaaataatgaaaatgaagttagctgacatttaaaaatttttagaaattttttattaaaaaaatttcaatcaaacaattaaaaaaaaaaaaattcacatgtaaaaaacttgaaaaactacaagtgcaattttttataaatatctttttagttgtaagtttaattaaaaaaaaatcaaaaatttttagacgtctgctaacttcagtatgaaaattaagttagccgacatttaaaaatttttagaatttttttttataaaaaaatttcatttgtaaaaaactttaaaaattggtagtgaaatttttaaaaaatattttttttgttctaatttaatcattaaaaaaaaaatcaaaaaattaaaaacgtcggttaactttattattataatttcagtgtcatataaaataataaataattattaaatttatttgaaatgtaTGATAAAAGACCAAACGAGTTGTTTAGATTTACAACAACCAATCCCCAACAAtcagataattaatttatgctCATTTgcagattgtaaaaataaatttccagtTTACAATGCGATAAGagcaaacaaataataataataataataataataaaatacctAGATAATCTTCTCTTTGGCTGAGGTTCTTCCTTCTGATCGTATTCAACCTTTTCCCTTTTAATACCTTTTGGTTCTGGGTACAACCTCGACTCTCGCATTTTGCTATCATAATTTTCAGCCAACAGCGGTTGAATCATGTAAACTTTAATCTCACCAGCTGGACTCTTCAATACCAGCTCGTAATTACTCTCGTCTTTATCATCATCATggattttttccaaatttggTACTTTTAATACTGTGTCAGCAGGtgcttttattattaacacgCAATCGTTGGGAAACTGATCCTTAATGTCTTCGTAGGTAACATAAGCGTACTGACGGTTCTTTAAATCgcattcaatattttttatactctgcTGCATCCATTTAGTGTGAGTATCCAACAAATCCTCATGCTCCTCAAGTCTTCGTAGTTCTTCCTTTAAATCACCGAGTTTTGCACCAGCTTCTTGGGTATTACATCCCGGGCCTGCGcctctaaataataaaaatactaattaattttttataactaataaattgtaccaaaaaaattattattagacattaatatgaaaattaatgacaCTTTAGCAagcgtctaaaaatttttgattttgttttttttttaattaaattacaactaaaaagatatttataaaaaattgcacttatagtttttcaagttttttacatgtgcaattttttattttcttttttttgtaacaatttcattaaaaaagtttataaaaatttttaaatgtcggctaatttaatttttatgaaaattaatttagcagatatttaatgatttttctaataaataaattaactggataaaaaaattagcaaaaaaaaaatgataatttaataaattaaaaatgcaatttaaaaaaaaaaatttttttttttaaacaaaattaaaaaatggtcaagctaactttaatatcatgaCATTAATCGGTTGTATTAATTTAGatattgtttataaaactTACTTCCACtgtattgaatttttactttttttttctatcaatcCAATACCTTCCAAGACATTAGTTATATCATAAATTCTCCTTTTTTGTCGAACCTCTAAAATATCCGCGgcctagaaaaaatttaattattaattatatttgatgaaaaaattattaaataaataaaacaaataattatcaaagtaaaaattgcgatttaataggttatgtagaatgaaaaaaaataaaaacacaataataataatagtcatgaaaataaataaataattgttggCAATAATAGAAAACCTAGAAAatggtaataattaatagaaagataaaaacaaaagtaaagtaaataaataaaatgtttattttaaaattcccgcaatgaaaataaatagcGTGCAGAAGCCATAGGCGGTAGGTTAACCTATCAAGGTTTGGTTTGTAAATCAAGTGGTTTTAGGTAAcctagataaataaaaataaaaataaaaatgtaaaacttACAACTTTGAGATCTAGAACACCATCCTTGGCTTTTTGTAAAAGTGATACGAATCGAGTGGTTAGTAAGCCAAGAGATTTCTCAAATCTACTTTGCTGATTGTCTgccattattttataattcaatacgTAACTATGTATAACCGtttgtcaaaattttaaaaccacAATGTGATTATCTTCGAAATTGGCGCAACAGCTCAAACAACAACGCTACAGCGCGCCATCTCAGCcacgtttatcatttttattattatttttgttaaggTGTATTTCAAAAAAGCAGCCGAACTCCAGCGCCACTAGCGgcgaaaaaaagtattataataaattacaacgataaaataaatgtctaTGTTATCAATAATTAGTAACTGTTTTATCTTCCAAACTTCCAAAttgtgatgataataataataataataattacggttgacattattattattatccgtATGATTGCAGAGAGAGAAAAGAGTACACGTATAAagtacaatatatatatatatatatatatgtttgcTGATCATAGTATGTCATATTATATGTTGTGAcgtgtatatttttttaatttcatcaaataAGTTATAAAAGCATCTGTGTTAAAAAATAGATTCTATTCTATTATATTAGGTAtgtttacttaatttatttatcattaatataaaattccgtgtgtgtgtaaatacaaacataatattcaatattaattgaagataaatatatatatcattGAGGTTATACATTTacagtttattaataaattaattcattaactttattattatctttgaAATTAGAAAACATTATCGcatattttttctaaactcCGATAAGATCATTTCAcaatagaattaattttatttttttaaacacatTTTGCTCTTACTTTCAAtagtgtttaatttttatttattgttattaattaaatataaatatatttgactAGGTATTATAAAATGATGCAAGATGAGGATCTCGGTGGTCCTACCAAAAGGAATCCTGTCATGCAAGCTTTCATAAGAATATCACAGGTTAGtactttaagaaaaataattgtaaaaattgttgtaatattaattatcctttattttttagatatacCAAGGTTATTTAGATCTTTGGACACCTCATACAATATCCAGATGGATATTTGCCGGATTTTtagtacttttatttatattgcgTATTCTTATAGCtcaggtaatttttatattattattattatataaattttatatttcattttaaattaattattttttaatatttagggatggtatattataatttatgccTTGGGTATCTACCACCTTAATTTGTTCATAGGATTTCTTACGCCGAAAAGTGATCCAGCAATGGATTACGatggtaaataatttttgactctaataaaatattatttttttataatactaaagttagccgacgtttttaattttttttttttttttaataattaaattataacaaaaaaatattttttttaaattgcacttacagtttttcaagtcttttacaagtgaaaatttttttttaataattttttcaataaaaaaaaattctaaaaatttttaattgtcggctaatttaattttcatataataataataataataataataataataaaattaagcgacatttttgatttttttattttgcttaatttattaaattataactaaaaaatatttttaaaaaattgcacttatagtttttgaaatttttaaaaatttttttgtaattaaaaaaaatcataaagttttttagatgtcgactaactttattttcattattttaaatattttttgtgattatttaTAGACGGTGAGGGTCCGGAATTGCCTACCAAAGCAAATGAGGAATTTCGACCATTTATTAGACGATTACCGGAATTTAAATTCTGGTACTCAGTTACAAAATCAACGATAATAGCATTATTTTGCACCATGTTTGAGCTCTTCAACATTCCTGTCTTCTGGCCAATTTTAGTCATGTATTTCATAACATTATTCTGTATTACAATGAAACGACAAATTaaggtatttaaaaaaaaaaaaaataaactaagttATTCatccataaataaattaattacattcaaaatttatttttataattatatttattgaaaacagCTGAATCGTTTTTATAATGATGATAACAAGTATTGTTCTTTATGGTTGAATAACTAAGTAAAATATTGTTCACagaataatgaatatttatttattttacagcaTATGATTAAGTATCGCTACTTGCCATTCACTCACGGCAAACCAAAGTACCAAAACCATGATGGCAATATGAGGGTACCAGCTAaataagtttaattattaggcttttttttttgttttaaaaaataataatataattgttaattaaaagtgCGTAATAATAGATTTGTAATttgtaatttgtaatttaaacaattaaacatgtgaaagaaaaatttataatggtGAATCAAGCTTGGAAAATTTCTAAGCATTTAATgacttttaattaaactatgatttatattaataagtatatatgaaattatttaagtgcGAGAGTAATCAATTTTAGGTAAATAAAACGaacgtataaaaaataaataattgtaattaatataattaataatacttctGGTACGcatgtataaattaaataatattgtcttGTCTATTGCGTTTGTAACATAAAACTTGTACAAAGAACCATTAAAAGTCTTGCACATCATCTTTCAAACTAACtaataatacatatatttataatatattattaattatagtaaaataaaataattaataattaaacaatacaaaaaaatataatgaataatttattgacaattttttcatttaaaagattcaagtttttattatttaccattttataacacttatttttcgatgataattaataataaatatacattaatatatctcggtaaatttattattatatattttataatttttctttttattcaaGTTGTCAGGTACAATGATAGAGCCCATTGcccgttaaaatttttcttactttaaatatattatattaattaaatttattgttttaatgaCAGCGagtgattaataataatatatgtaatatgaAAATACGGAAGACAATTTTTCGACAATACAACGAGCGAGCGAacgaaaaaatagtttaaatttatatttgataaaatgttttttttttagccatcaaaaatttaattattaatgatccTTGATgtattaagtataataataataataataagtggTGATTGATTACTCGTTGAGGTCCTCGGAGATGGTTGCTCGTGATCGATCGAGAAATGTCGTTGTTGAATTCATTCCAACGACAGTTGTGGTTGTTGTCTCACTTGCTGATGATTCTCGTTTTTTGTATCGAACTGACGGCTGACAGTAAAGCCTGAAATggtacaatttatttaattaaactacaAGTTGACAAACTTTTTGATTACTGTCTGTTactttgacaattattattatttttattgattttgcaacggataaaaaacaatattaaaaaacctTATACTATCAGTACGAGAACGTGGTGACCAATTATTGTAATACTTTCTATCCATTTCTAAATTTCTGGCAGCGCTCCATCGGGAAAAATGATGTCTCACTGTATTTTGGACTTCGGTGTTTAGAAAACAGTAAAACAATGCCACTGATAAAccctgaaaatttaataattataattatattaattgatttataagTCTGgaggtaaaaaaataatctatttattttaaaagtaattttcttaataaataaataaatttaatagttttattccttgaaataattttaataaaatatattatatcaataaaacgGAAAAATTGgggaataaaagaaaaaatgttacttgaaaagaaatttattatattagaagaagaaatataacTGGAAAAGTTggttaaatttattagcaatttGTGAAAAGTAAGtttgtaaaaagaaaaaatgtataattatggtagttttaaaaagtctacttaaacttttttaaagagaTTATTTCAAAGAGTtgggcaattttttttaaaaacaaatgattAGATTATTAATACGGGTGTCTGATAAAACACTAAGATAAAGATTATAATAGGAAAATAAACGATGAcgatagtttttaaaaaaaaaaaaatacctgagACGACAGCAATATAGCACGGacgtaagaaaaaatattagcaACTTCTCCCTCAGTTGGTCCAGCAATTACTAATACGTATGTCACCCCCAGGAGTGGGATGAGGACAAGTAGTGCTTTGCTTGCTTTTCTATACTGCTGAGTCTCGGCATTATTTGCCGAGCGTAGTTTTGTTATCAaaatctgattaaaaaaaaaaatatattaaataataattcaatttaatgtttttaataaataattggagTATTGGAGAAATAAACTGACCCACATGATCACGAAGagaaaaataacatttacaCCCAGCACTGTAATTGCTGGGATTTGATAAAACCAATCATAATGATGATAAACCATCCACGGACAATGTCGATACAGTGCTccattcttaaaaatatatttattattaattagtgaTTAGCgatattagaaataaaattaattaattaaaattaatatacttGATTGATATTCTCAGTATTAACAACTGTTGATTTAGCGATACACCAAATAGCTATCACAAGGATAGGAATACCTGgaaatattgatttaattaattacaaagtGTAAAACAGCAAGTATATACGTACATTATAACGCTAACTAATTAACTTACCCCATCCGATGACAAGACAAAGACGCAGTTTAATATTATCACCAGTAAATGTTTTCACGACCAATAAATACAGATATAAACCTAGATAACAAAaacatatattatttattattttattattattattattattataataaaaaaattcatatctaGATTTATTGACACTTACAGTAATACTCAgagattaattatattttaataaattaatgtaaagGAGTTGATGGTAATACCTTCAACAAACATCCAGAAGAAATTCGTcagatgaaaataattaagcatcgatataaatattatacagGAGGGAATATCTGACTGCATTGAAACTTGCATCACTGTTGTTAATATCCATGTTAGATCGGCAAGTATATAAGTCAACATTAAATTCGTATGAATATTGTTTCTTAAACATCTAAGCTCcctgtaaaaaagaaaattaaaggcttaataataaataataaataaaaaattataaatgaaaattaatttagtagatatttgataatttttttaataaataaattataaaaaaaaaaaaaatatgacatgtagaaattttaaaaaattaaaaatgcaattttttaaaaataatttttttgaacaaatttatttgttaaaaaaaaaaaaaaactaaaaaataatcaagtgcgactgctaactttaatgtcataaattttttttggaagaattttagaataattcaTGAAGAcatatgaaataatttttttaaatctaatcgCAACTGATTATTTcaattctgaaataaaaataaaatcggtccagccgttcaCGAGAAGTTCAGATAAACGCGCGcacagaagaaataaaatatatatatttatatataaagaaGATAAAATAACAGAAGAAGTAAGTAATAACGTAAATGGGGAAAAGTACATCAAGTAAAGTTCTTCCTTGAGCCTGGAGTGTACGAGACCGGTAAGGGAAAAGAAAATATCCTCTACCAGTGTACAAACTTGCACACATAACAACCCAACCTGGTTAGTGTTTACTCGGCTGGTCGCTAACTTTATCTCTTGTTTGAGAGCTGTTATGTGTTTCTACACACATTTATATCATCACACATCACACATCAGTTATCAATCGAGTGTCTAGTTTAAGTGTTTAACTGAGATAGAGCGAAGAAAAACAACCagagaaaataattatgacagagtaatatttttaggattaattatcagttttatATCGATTGTTTCAAGTATTTATAGAGGTGAAGCTTCCAAATTTTATCTGGATCAATGATATACatttaagttaaataaaagtaaaggtaaggattttattttaatatttaagaagataatattatgggtatttaaataattttttaattaaaaatttaattacttgtaGTAGAGAAAAATAGCAACAGCGACAACCAGAGTTGAGAGTGATAAACTGTAGCCGACAAAATATAATGTCGTTGTTATTTCAACGCTGGACTCGGCAACTTGACGTGATCTCAACTCGTGACAGTGTGAGTAGTCGGTTCGATTATCCCAGGTACCATTGGGCCAGCACCATCGGCTAGCATTTTCtgtaacattttatttttaatttaacgagtcattacactgaaaaaaaattaacgatgctcgagaaaaattattgatttagtTTTGAGGATAAGTGCTGTTCTGCATCAGAcaggaaaaaaacatcaatcaATCCTTTAATTGCAATGCTTGCTATTAATTTATAGCTTCTTTGGAtctatacaaaaataattaatatttatggtttaatttaaatagttttgTTAAAATAGCCTGACGCAGTTAAACGCGGTAATAACTATTATCCATTCGATTGACAAGTAATATCAAacgtataatatataatataaaataatataggaCACATCAGGAGATATTATGGGGATAGGAAGATAAAAGGGACTACGATAAATAGGCTACTGATGATGAAAATGAGTTGATGCATTTACTTTAATCAAACCAAcgtcaaattttatcaacaaatCAATAATCTCACTACCGATAGATTATATTTCCGAATGTCTCGTTTACTAATATCGCTTTCAACCGCTTTTACTGCAcggcaatattattattgttgttgttttgTACAATAATATActttaaaagaattaaaaataattttattaaagcgcTCTCAGAGataataaagtttaaaatgaaaattaaactaCCActcaaacaaaattaaaaacatttctttgctctacataaaatttttagtttgctaaagtaatgaaaaaaagaaattttattaaacctggatgtcaataataataaaaatcgactattagttttaattatagaaaaaaagataaaataaacgaGTAGAGAGTAAAACTGAATTCAGGACTGAAACAAAGTTACCTCTTGTTTTACTGTCCTTTTAAACTTGTTAACTAAACGTTCATTCTCAATTAGTTCATCTTCTCGAGACCTATACtatgtaatattaaaaaataacaatataatttagattatattttttaaaagcttgattttttaatttaaaatgtcaatcatttattatcgcttgatttttttcatcttaaaaattgtttaaggTATTTTTCCAAGATGCGGGATAAGAAGGTTTGTTTGTGTTATTGGGTAAAAACTAGGTTACTTaacagaaattaataaaaaaataaaaaaagacatAAAGATGTTAattggataaaattattacgatATTGATAAAAGGAAGGTAAGTTTAATTAATGGTGATTACGATCATTATCCATTGTACGTAATATCGATCTGTCTGAccatttttacacttttatcACTTGTAAAACTTGTTAATACCcttttgttaattagttaaaaagatatatcattaataattaatggagtttaaaatgaatttatccTTAAAGAGTAGTTAAATACTgaattttatcacaatttgttttattattggtATTTCTGTAATTGTACAAGATTACAGGgtggataataaaaaataaaaaagaaaatagcgAGTGTAAAAGTGtaaaagtgtaaaagccaAAGCCGGCTTATCTCCGATTCATTTCTTCAGGCTTGATGTTTTATACCATTTTGTGAGCCATTAAAAGGCATGCAGCGATATAATTCTCccattcataaataaaaatacttttatttatgtattatctataaaagctatgttttatattatatttatgttgaTATGCTTATATGTATGCTGAGAAATGATCCTGTACATATTTTCTTCCAGGGATAGGAGTCACACAAGACACATAACACAACTGCGcttatattatcattatcacatcaagaatgtattttatataatcgCGTATGAATGTCTAAAATGCGGGTCAGaatatttcttcatttaattataacatttttctattgctttttaatcaacatatccaataattcttttaattaaatatttaaagctACAATTTatgtagaaaataaattaattaaatactaataacaCGCCCTTAACAATTAGGGACGCATTCGTAGTCAATGCACTAACAtatactactactactactactactactactactaccaAGACTGCAAACATCAATGTTTGGAGAGAATAACAAATGCAAGGTCGAGGTTGTTGCTATActaccaaaaatttataaagagattagaattaattgaaataaatttatcttacaATGGTACATCCTCTATTTGCGactacaataataaattcaccTGTTacagattttacttttattcaaGAGTATAAAACGTTTTATGGAGTTCTTTACTACGGTAGAAATTCAATCGAGTGTGTGTCATTCAAAGTTTCAATTTAACACTTCAAGGCacgcaatattatttttcctttCGATGCTTTAGTtcaatattacattttttttttctttcctttTTAAACTCCAACTTGTTTattctattgaatttttttccccTCTGTTGAGGTTGCGcgattaatcaa
It encodes:
- the LOC123264995 gene encoding protein RER1; the protein is MMQDEDLGGPTKRNPVMQAFIRISQIYQGYLDLWTPHTISRWIFAGFLVLLFILRILIAQGWYIIIYALGIYHLNLFIGFLTPKSDPAMDYDDGEGPELPTKANEEFRPFIRRLPEFKFWYSVTKSTIIALFCTMFELFNIPVFWPILVMYFITLFCITMKRQIKHMIKYRYLPFTHGKPKYQNHDGNMRVPAK
- the LOC123264996 gene encoding diuretic hormone receptor-like isoform X2, which encodes MAEALMTNGTSTALDDGTHGGNYVLNILNHINELNDSLLIKEIECLTAKHQDSVSQKTTTTTTHEANVCPVDWDSLLCWPSTPAGTNVKLPCFDQLHGILYDSSQNASRWCWPNGTWDNRTDYSHCHELRSRQVAESSVEITTTLYFVGYSLSLSTLVVAVAIFLYYKELRCLRNNIHTNLMLTYILADLTWILTTVMQVSMQSDIPSCIIFISMLNYFHLTNFFWMFVEGLYLYLLVVKTFTGDNIKLRLCLVIGWGIPILVIAIWCIAKSTVVNTENINQNGALYRHCPWMVYHHYDWFYQIPAITVLGVNVIFLFVIMWILITKLRSANNAETQQYRKASKALLVLIPLLGVTYVLVIAGPTEGEVANIFSYVRAILLSSQGLSVALFYCFLNTEVQNTVRHHFSRWSAARNLEMDRKYYNNWSPRSRTDSFTVSRQFDTKNENHQQVRQQPQLSLE
- the LOC123264996 gene encoding diuretic hormone receptor-like isoform X1, whose product is MAEALMTNGTSTALDDGTHGGNYVLNILNHINELNDSLLIKEIECLTAKHQDSVSQKTTTTTTHEANVCPVDWDSLLCWPSTPAGTNVKLPCFDQLHGILYDSSQNASRWCWPNGTWDNRTDYSHCHELRSRQVAESSVEITTTLYFVGYSLSLSTLVVAVAIFLYYKELRCLRNNIHTNLMLTYILADLTWILTTVMQVSMQSDIPSCIIFISMLNYFHLTNFFWMFVEGLYLYLLVVKTFTGDNIKLRLCLVIGWGIPILVIAIWCIAKSTVVNTENINQNGALYRHCPWMVYHHYDWFYQIPAITVLGVNVIFLFVIMWILITKLRSANNAETQQYRKASKALLVLIPLLGVTYVLVIAGPTEGEVANIFSYVRAILLSSQGLSVALFYCFLNTEVQNTVRHHFSRWSAARNLEMDRKYYNNWSPRSRTDSIRLYCQPSVRYKKRESSASETTTTTVVGMNSTTTFLDRSRATISEDLNE
- the LOC123265541 gene encoding transcription factor E2F5-like, which gives rise to MADNQQSRFEKSLGLLTTRFVSLLQKAKDGVLDLKVAADILEVRQKRRIYDITNVLEGIGLIEKKSKNSIQWKGAGPGCNTQEAGAKLGDLKEELRRLEEHEDLLDTHTKWMQQSIKNIECDLKNRQYAYVTYEDIKDQFPNDCVLIIKAPADTVLKVPNLEKIHDDDKDESNYELVLKSPAGEIKVYMIQPLLAENYDSKMRESRLYPEPKGIKREKVEYDQKEEPQPKRRLSRLSRSRDKETMSDEDEEAEETDLLETKILLSGLSTKLRSDSPDSSLLEEFYSDFCGPLLSLSPPPSEKDYHFNLSENEGILDLFDITAK